In Gemmatimonas sp. UBA7669, one genomic interval encodes:
- a CDS encoding zinc-ribbon domain-containing protein: protein MNVSCPECRSVFRVDPAKVPATGVRARCSVCGGVIAISGGTLPVSITPANAAAAVPAFGGGASRATPARGVAASATPAAVAPVSAPRNTPVYAPPLRSATPQSSPALVPQSPSMTPRATPSLTPRATPAQDAPPAPRRFGTPRSATPVVSPRIGTPAAGTPAAGMAARATPVAGTPAAGRRPINPFLKADPAERARRLARALVSDLVAYQPKKREEGLRDGTLRQLFREEIKKSYEEYVEQVGRDVAEQSPHFQDALNDILAGGRRLF, encoded by the coding sequence GTGAACGTCAGTTGCCCGGAGTGCCGTTCGGTGTTTCGCGTGGATCCGGCCAAGGTGCCGGCCACCGGTGTACGCGCCCGCTGCAGCGTGTGCGGCGGCGTGATTGCGATAAGCGGCGGCACATTGCCGGTGTCCATCACGCCGGCCAACGCCGCGGCCGCCGTGCCGGCCTTTGGTGGTGGTGCCTCGCGCGCTACCCCTGCCCGCGGAGTGGCCGCCAGCGCGACGCCGGCGGCCGTTGCGCCGGTGTCTGCCCCACGCAACACCCCGGTGTATGCGCCGCCGCTGCGCAGCGCGACGCCGCAGTCCTCGCCCGCGCTGGTGCCCCAGTCGCCGTCCATGACGCCGAGGGCTACGCCGAGTTTGACGCCAAGGGCGACGCCCGCCCAGGACGCGCCACCGGCGCCACGTCGTTTCGGCACGCCGCGTTCCGCCACGCCGGTGGTGTCGCCGCGGATCGGCACGCCGGCCGCGGGCACACCAGCGGCCGGCATGGCTGCACGGGCCACCCCCGTCGCCGGCACGCCAGCGGCGGGCCGTCGACCCATCAATCCCTTCCTCAAGGCGGATCCCGCCGAGCGGGCGCGGCGTCTGGCGCGGGCCCTGGTCAGTGACCTCGTGGCGTATCAGCCGAAGAAGCGCGAGGAGGGGCTGCGCGACGGCACACTGCGGCAATTGTTCCGCGAGGAAATCAAGAAGAGCTACGAGGAGTATGTAGAGCAGGTGGGTCGGGACGTAGCGGAGCAGTCGCCGCATTTCCAGGACGCCCTCAACGACATTCTTGCTGGCGGACGCCGCCTCTTCTGA